The window ATGCGGTGTTGGCTTGGCTTGCGCAACGCGGCAGCAAGGCAGATATGAAATTGCTCGCGGGGTTGTACGTGGCAATGCAGATGAGAAGTAGTGAGTAGATTTATGAATGCAGAAAAAAGAAAGAAAATCAGTAAGAGCTTGAGCTACGTTTTGCGACATCAGCCCGATTCTGTCGGTCTGGAACTTGGCGAAAACGGCTGGGTCGAAGTTACGGAGTTGATCGCAGCGTTTCGCAAGCATGGCAAAGAATTGTCGCTCGACAGCCTGCGGGAAGTTGTGGCCGAGAACGACAAGCAGCGGTTTGAGTTCAGCGAGGATAAAACTCGCATCCGGGCCCGGCAAGGGCACTCGGTGGACGTCGATCTGGGTTACGAAGCGGCCACGCCACCGGAGTTGCTGTTTCACGGCACAGCTGTGCACAACCTCGATTCGATCATGGCTACGGGTCTGAATAAGGGGAATCGGCACCACGTACATTTGTCGACGAACAAGCAAACCATGCTGCAAGTCGCTCAGCGGCACGGCAAGCCGGTTGTGCTCGCGGTCGCGGCAGGGAAAATGGTGAGTGACGGGCATTTGTTTTTTGTGACGGGCAACCAGGTGTGGCTGACCGAGCAGGTGCCGCCGCAGTATCTCTCCGTCAATTCTGATTAGTCGCCTGTTTCGCATGTCTTCGATCGTCAATATCGCCGCGTACAAATTCGCCCCGCTCGAAAACCTCAAGCCGCTGCGCGAAGAGCTGCTGAAAAAGTGCAAGGAGTGGCAGCTGAAGGGGACGATCCTGCTAAGCACCGAAGGGATCAACCTCTTTTGTGCGGGTCCGCGCGAGTCGATTGATCTGCTGCTCGTGGAACTGCGCAGCATTCCCGGCTTGGCGGAGTTGCCGGTGAAATTCAGCGACAGCGACAGACAGCCGTTCACGCGAATGCTCGTGCGGATCAAAAAAGAGATCATTGCGTTCGGCGTCGAAGGGATCGATCCCGCCCGCCGGCCGTCGCCGAAACTTTCGCCGCGTGAGTTAAAGGAATGGCTCGATGCAGGCCGGCCGGTCACGCTGCTCGACACTCGCAACGAATACGAGATCAAGCTCGGCACATTTCGTAATGCAGTGAACATCGGCATCGATCACTTTCGCGACTTTCCCGCCGCGGTGGCGAAGTTGCCCGGCGAAATGAAGCAGCAGCCGATTGTCATGTTTTGCACCGGCGGCATTCGCTGCGAGAAAGCCGGGCCGTTCATGGAGCGCGAAGGCTTCCAGCATATCTATCAACTCGATGGCGGCATCTTGAAGTATTTCGAAGACGTCGGCGGCGCTCACTACAACGGCGAATGCTTTGTGTTCGATCAGCGCGTCGGTCTCGATCCGAGCCTGAGCGAAACAACCAGCGATCAATGCTATGCCTGCCTCACGCCGCTCAC is drawn from Anatilimnocola floriformis and contains these coding sequences:
- a CDS encoding RNA 2'-phosphotransferase; protein product: MNAEKRKKISKSLSYVLRHQPDSVGLELGENGWVEVTELIAAFRKHGKELSLDSLREVVAENDKQRFEFSEDKTRIRARQGHSVDVDLGYEAATPPELLFHGTAVHNLDSIMATGLNKGNRHHVHLSTNKQTMLQVAQRHGKPVVLAVAAGKMVSDGHLFFVTGNQVWLTEQVPPQYLSVNSD